A single region of the Rhizobium grahamii genome encodes:
- a CDS encoding sensor histidine kinase → MAIGFHGLFATHEAEHHDLVFGGLSLLIGSAVFAVDMFTGIEGAVAVLYSIALLFAAQAANRKGLMALSAAFIALTLFAFFFGHGPDPDMQAFLRLVVALASLAVTTALLVRNDEAKAELLRMNSALRESETRYRSIFHGTRVALWERDYSRLRHHLVSLKARGISDIKLHARDNPEFIRDCIQMIEIVAANAAANDLLGATPDHPSNCAMAGYIPPDSAAITEVLQAIMDGASHLEHDAEVISENGETKSVLLSIGFPDDTSAFNRVVVSMVDVTQREEARKTLAEAQAELSRASKAATVGVLSASLAHELNQPLGAIVVNSQTLLRWLAKDPPDLEATRRSAERILRDGNRASEIIKNTRSMLSATPPEAEHIDLNALLSETLTLMEHDLQRERTAVEIIQEEEIPSVPGIKIEMQQVLINLISNAAHAIAAAAAKRRLVTITLKNEHDGEHVLISVRDTGNGLDLEAARKIFTPFFTTKKNGMGMGLSICRSAIEARGGTLEARNHPEGGALFEIRLPKEKADA, encoded by the coding sequence ATGGCAATCGGCTTTCACGGACTATTTGCAACACATGAGGCAGAACACCATGACCTGGTTTTCGGCGGCCTGTCTCTCCTGATCGGTTCAGCGGTATTTGCCGTCGATATGTTCACAGGGATCGAAGGCGCGGTTGCGGTCCTCTACTCGATAGCCCTTCTGTTCGCCGCCCAGGCCGCCAATCGCAAAGGTCTGATGGCGCTATCTGCGGCGTTCATCGCGCTGACCCTTTTCGCGTTTTTCTTTGGCCACGGTCCGGATCCCGACATGCAGGCATTCCTGCGGCTTGTCGTCGCCTTGGCCTCGCTTGCGGTAACGACAGCGTTGCTGGTCCGAAATGACGAGGCAAAGGCTGAGCTGCTGCGGATGAATTCCGCCCTTCGTGAAAGCGAAACGCGCTATCGTTCAATTTTCCACGGGACAAGGGTCGCTCTTTGGGAGCGCGACTATTCGCGTCTGCGCCACCATCTCGTCTCGCTGAAAGCGCGGGGCATCAGCGACATCAAGCTTCACGCGCGCGACAATCCGGAATTCATCCGGGACTGCATCCAGATGATCGAGATCGTCGCGGCCAATGCCGCGGCAAACGATTTACTGGGAGCGACTCCCGATCACCCCTCCAACTGCGCGATGGCCGGCTACATTCCGCCAGACAGCGCGGCAATCACCGAAGTGCTGCAAGCGATCATGGATGGCGCGTCTCATCTTGAACACGACGCGGAAGTCATCAGCGAGAACGGCGAGACAAAGTCCGTTCTGCTCAGCATCGGCTTTCCCGACGATACGTCGGCGTTCAACCGTGTGGTCGTCAGCATGGTGGATGTCACGCAGAGGGAAGAGGCGCGAAAGACGCTGGCAGAGGCTCAGGCGGAGCTCAGCCGAGCATCGAAGGCAGCAACCGTTGGGGTCCTTTCCGCATCCCTCGCGCACGAGCTTAACCAGCCGCTCGGCGCAATCGTTGTAAACTCCCAGACGCTGCTCAGGTGGCTGGCAAAAGATCCGCCTGATCTTGAGGCGACACGCCGCTCCGCAGAGCGAATCCTCCGCGACGGCAACCGCGCAAGCGAGATCATCAAGAACACCCGCTCAATGCTGTCAGCGACTCCGCCTGAAGCCGAGCATATCGATCTCAACGCTCTTCTCAGTGAGACGCTGACATTGATGGAGCACGATCTTCAGCGGGAACGCACCGCCGTCGAAATTATCCAGGAAGAAGAAATTCCTTCGGTGCCCGGCATCAAGATCGAGATGCAGCAGGTCCTGATAAACCTCATCTCCAACGCGGCTCACGCGATCGCTGCCGCCGCTGCAAAGCGAAGGCTCGTGACGATCACGTTGAAGAACGAGCATGATGGAGAGCACGTTCTGATCTCCGTCCGCGACACCGGCAACGGGCTGGACCTGGAAGCGGCACGGAAAATATTCACACCATTCTTCACGACGAAAAAGAACGGGATGGGTATGGGCCTGTCGATCTGCAGGAGCGCTATCGAGGCCAGAGGAGGAACGCTTGAGGCGCGCAACCATCCCGAGGGAGGCGCCCTGTTTGAGATCCGGCTGCCCAAGGAGAAAGCTGATGCCTGA
- a CDS encoding response regulator transcription factor — translation MFARRGLGTPASTPSLAGAVLVVEPDNALSREVSQHLSSSGLKASIANSVESAIEAVSQTAFSYAITELKFDMGSGFDVLNALIAHQPNCRTVVFTSHCTPGIALRAVQAGAGDVIPKPTDVDFLIGILLRRDMLHAPGAAPLPTPNSIRDEHIREVFLSSGSNVARAANRLSMHRRTLQRIMKRLPDLRAER, via the coding sequence ATGTTTGCTCGACGCGGTCTCGGAACGCCCGCATCCACCCCGTCGTTGGCCGGCGCCGTTCTTGTCGTTGAGCCTGACAACGCTCTTTCAAGAGAAGTTTCTCAGCACTTGAGCAGCAGTGGTTTGAAGGCAAGCATTGCGAACAGCGTGGAGTCCGCTATCGAGGCCGTCTCTCAGACGGCATTCTCGTATGCGATCACCGAACTCAAGTTCGATATGGGAAGCGGGTTTGACGTGCTGAATGCCCTGATTGCGCACCAGCCGAATTGCAGGACAGTCGTATTCACGTCCCACTGCACGCCTGGAATTGCGTTGCGTGCCGTCCAAGCCGGCGCAGGGGACGTGATCCCGAAACCGACGGACGTGGATTTTCTGATCGGGATCCTGCTCCGCCGAGATATGTTGCATGCTCCAGGCGCAGCGCCGCTGCCGACGCCGAACTCAATCCGCGACGAACATATCCGTGAAGTATTTCTCTCTAGCGGATCGAACGTGGCGCGTGCCGCAAATCGCCTATCGATGCATCGAAGAACATTGCAGCGCATTATGAAGCGGCTGCCCGACCTGCGGGCGGAGAGATAA
- a CDS encoding LysR family transcriptional regulator has protein sequence MMRGTLAELEAVMTVAAHGGFRAAARELGISSSALSQQIGALESRIGVRLFNRTTRSVALSSAGEQFVAEITPALAAIRNALDLADEHRAEPTGILRINTSLGAARMVLSPLVLEYLRRHPKMSVEIVTEGALVDINAQGFDAGIRILEAVPPDMIVAPISRFVRPAIVASPDYFAAHGQPRVPADLQNHECIRGRMASGEIYHWEFERRGETFTMNVPGRLVLDESDIMLHATRAGAGIAYLNEWQVAEDLASGRLVRILSEWTSPYPGLCLYYPGRRHIPAKLRAFVDLIKEIRWD, from the coding sequence ATGATGCGAGGGACCCTGGCGGAGCTGGAGGCGGTCATGACTGTCGCGGCACATGGCGGATTCCGTGCCGCGGCGCGCGAACTCGGAATATCGTCGTCGGCTCTTAGCCAGCAGATAGGGGCGCTGGAGTCGCGGATCGGAGTGCGTCTTTTCAATCGCACGACGCGTAGTGTCGCGTTGTCATCGGCAGGGGAGCAGTTCGTTGCCGAGATCACGCCGGCATTGGCGGCCATCCGCAATGCGCTTGATCTTGCGGATGAGCATCGTGCCGAGCCGACCGGAATACTCAGGATCAACACATCGCTCGGCGCTGCTCGTATGGTCCTGTCTCCGCTCGTGCTGGAATATCTGCGCCGTCACCCGAAGATGTCGGTGGAGATCGTCACTGAGGGTGCATTGGTGGACATCAATGCTCAGGGTTTCGATGCGGGTATCCGCATCCTGGAAGCCGTCCCGCCGGACATGATCGTCGCTCCGATCAGTCGCTTCGTCCGGCCGGCGATCGTCGCGTCGCCCGATTACTTTGCCGCGCATGGCCAGCCGCGCGTTCCTGCCGATTTGCAAAATCACGAGTGCATCCGAGGCCGCATGGCGAGCGGGGAAATATATCATTGGGAGTTCGAGCGGCGCGGGGAGACGTTCACGATGAACGTCCCGGGCCGGCTCGTTCTCGACGAGAGCGATATAATGCTGCACGCGACGAGAGCGGGTGCGGGGATTGCCTATCTCAACGAATGGCAGGTGGCTGAGGACCTCGCTTCCGGGCGGCTCGTGCGGATCCTGTCGGAGTGGACGTCGCCCTATCCGGGGCTATGCCTGTATTATCCAGGTCGGCGTCATATCCCGGCAAAACTCCGGGCCTTCGTCGATCTCATCAAGGAAATCCGGTGGGACTGA
- a CDS encoding aldehyde dehydrogenase family protein yields MHTIEKIYIDGQFIIPHGTETADLFNPSTEEKIGTVRLGDVEDARAAIAAAKRAFPTFSRSSKAERIAILKRLSAAVAARSQELTAAMAEEYGAPQYFTGFSVANASATFLTLAKVLEEYEFTQRIGRAEVTMQPVGVAAAITPWNNNYGFICTKLATAIAAGTTLVMKPSEMSAIQTQLLTECLHEADVPKGVFNIVNGRGDVVGAEFSRHPDIAKVTFTGSTAVGKEILRVGAETLKRVTLELGGKGPNIILEDADLNTVIPNVLMMGLMNSGQACVAGTRVLVPESRMAEVLERLKDGIKTFKPGESTEAEVMIGPMVSSKQYERVQSYIRLGLEEGAELLAGGPGRPEGIDRGWFSQPTIFTKVNNTMRIAREEIFGPVLCVIPYRDEEEAIQIANDTSYGLQSYLNGSDMAHMRKLAERIDTGRVVINAAPHEPLAPFGGFKQSGIGREYGVFGLEAFLERKAVLA; encoded by the coding sequence ATGCACACCATCGAAAAGATCTACATCGACGGCCAGTTCATCATCCCGCACGGGACCGAAACCGCTGATCTCTTCAACCCCTCGACCGAGGAAAAGATCGGCACGGTACGGCTCGGCGACGTGGAGGATGCCCGGGCGGCCATCGCGGCGGCCAAGCGAGCGTTTCCGACCTTTTCCAGAAGCAGCAAAGCCGAACGCATCGCCATTCTGAAGCGGCTGAGCGCGGCGGTCGCTGCGCGTAGCCAGGAGCTCACTGCCGCCATGGCCGAGGAATACGGCGCTCCGCAGTATTTCACTGGCTTCTCGGTTGCGAATGCCTCGGCGACCTTTCTGACCCTCGCGAAGGTGCTCGAGGAGTACGAATTCACGCAGCGCATCGGCCGCGCCGAGGTGACGATGCAGCCCGTTGGGGTCGCCGCGGCAATCACCCCCTGGAACAACAATTACGGCTTCATCTGCACCAAGCTTGCGACGGCGATCGCTGCAGGAACGACGCTCGTCATGAAGCCGAGCGAGATGAGCGCGATCCAGACGCAACTCCTGACCGAATGCCTGCACGAAGCCGATGTGCCGAAGGGCGTCTTCAATATCGTCAACGGCCGCGGCGACGTGGTCGGCGCGGAATTCAGCCGTCATCCCGATATCGCGAAGGTAACCTTCACCGGATCGACGGCAGTCGGCAAGGAGATCCTTCGCGTCGGCGCCGAAACGCTGAAGCGCGTGACGCTTGAACTCGGCGGCAAGGGGCCGAACATCATTCTCGAAGATGCCGATCTCAATACGGTCATCCCCAATGTGCTGATGATGGGGCTGATGAACAGCGGACAGGCTTGCGTGGCCGGCACCCGCGTTCTGGTCCCGGAAAGCAGGATGGCCGAGGTGCTCGAACGGCTTAAGGACGGGATCAAGACTTTCAAGCCTGGCGAATCCACCGAGGCCGAGGTGATGATCGGACCGATGGTCAGCAGCAAGCAATACGAGCGCGTGCAGTCCTACATTCGGCTAGGTCTCGAGGAGGGTGCTGAGCTGCTTGCGGGAGGACCGGGGCGCCCCGAAGGGATCGATCGCGGCTGGTTCTCGCAGCCGACGATCTTCACGAAGGTCAACAACACCATGCGGATCGCTCGCGAGGAGATCTTCGGACCGGTGCTGTGTGTCATTCCTTACCGGGATGAGGAGGAAGCCATCCAGATCGCCAACGATACGAGCTACGGCCTCCAGTCCTACCTCAATGGCAGCGACATGGCTCACATGCGGAAATTGGCGGAGCGCATCGATACGGGTCGCGTTGTCATAAATGCCGCGCCGCACGAGCCGCTCGCTCCCTTCGGCGGCTTCAAGCAATCGGGTATCGGACGCGAGTATGGCGTGTTCGGTCTTGAAGCGTTCCTGGAGCGCAAGGCTGTGCTCGCGTAG
- a CDS encoding HdeD family acid-resistance protein encodes MSTITANAGIGKGIKHVEENWGWFVALGVGLLIAGGIASANLFLSTLASIIYIAAMMLAGGVMQVLHGFLSHGWKRRAIYVLGGILYAVASAFIISDPVLSAVGISFVIGVLLVATGVLRSLAGLRDRSRTGWGWLVASGILTLGVGVVILATWPAVGLGLLGAMLTVDLIFQGWSYVAFGLALRARLNGGE; translated from the coding sequence ATGTCTACCATCACAGCAAACGCCGGTATTGGCAAAGGCATCAAACATGTCGAAGAGAACTGGGGGTGGTTTGTCGCCCTTGGCGTCGGTCTGCTCATCGCGGGCGGGATCGCGAGCGCAAACCTGTTCCTCTCGACCCTGGCGTCGATCATCTACATTGCCGCAATGATGCTGGCCGGTGGGGTGATGCAGGTGCTCCATGGCTTCCTTTCCCATGGATGGAAGCGCCGGGCCATCTATGTACTCGGCGGCATACTCTACGCAGTCGCGAGCGCGTTCATCATTTCCGATCCGGTACTCTCAGCCGTCGGCATCTCGTTCGTCATTGGCGTGTTGCTGGTGGCGACCGGTGTGTTGCGGTCCTTGGCCGGCCTGCGTGATCGTTCGCGAACCGGCTGGGGCTGGCTCGTTGCGAGCGGCATCCTGACGCTTGGGGTTGGCGTCGTCATCCTCGCAACCTGGCCTGCCGTCGGTCTGGGGCTGCTTGGAGCGATGCTCACCGTCGACCTGATCTTCCAGGGGTGGAGCTACGTGGCATTCGGCTTGGCGCTCCGCGCAAGGCTCAACGGAGGAGAGTAG
- a CDS encoding response regulator transcription factor — MPRKSAVAIVDDDISIREALTDLLESYGYESRSFESADHFLFDRHRQDVLCVLLDVNMPGRSGLELQNVLVRETSPPAIIFVTSRQDARTRMIAMRGGAVAFLTKPLDIAQLMTALGTIASEMGA, encoded by the coding sequence ATGCCCCGAAAGTCAGCAGTAGCGATTGTCGACGACGATATCTCGATCAGGGAAGCTTTGACTGATCTGCTTGAGTCATACGGCTACGAAAGCAGATCGTTTGAATCAGCCGATCACTTCCTTTTCGATCGACACCGACAGGATGTCTTGTGTGTGCTCCTCGATGTCAACATGCCCGGCCGCAGCGGCCTGGAACTTCAGAACGTGCTGGTCAGGGAAACCAGTCCGCCTGCAATTATATTCGTGACTTCGCGGCAGGACGCTCGGACACGAATGATCGCAATGAGAGGTGGCGCGGTGGCATTTCTCACTAAGCCGCTTGATATTGCCCAGCTGATGACCGCGCTGGGAACAATAGCCTCTGAAATGGGTGCCTAG
- a CDS encoding DoxX family protein — protein MQKKRESGLAEIVWQRSSGKAPGEFEFGRMSMPDNSSCLVAIKGCSSMRVILGRALSGLVIAVLVADAAVNLLAPRVLENEIAAVQFPTSLSPVLAVIMLVCAAVYALPKTSFVGAVLITGFFGGAIAIHLRVGEIFSPPQLVSLVLGAATWVGIYLRDTRWQAMLFRSR, from the coding sequence TTGCAAAAGAAACGCGAGTCTGGACTTGCTGAAATCGTCTGGCAACGGAGCAGCGGGAAAGCTCCGGGTGAGTTCGAATTCGGGCGGATGTCGATGCCTGACAACTCAAGCTGTTTAGTAGCAATCAAAGGATGTTCATCAATGCGAGTGATCCTAGGGAGAGCCCTTTCAGGTCTCGTTATCGCCGTTCTCGTTGCCGACGCCGCCGTGAACTTGCTTGCACCTCGTGTGCTCGAGAACGAGATAGCAGCAGTTCAATTCCCCACAAGTCTGTCGCCTGTACTGGCGGTCATAATGCTGGTCTGCGCGGCCGTGTACGCGTTGCCCAAAACGTCATTTGTCGGAGCGGTCCTCATCACCGGCTTCTTCGGCGGAGCGATCGCCATTCATCTTCGCGTCGGCGAGATCTTTTCGCCTCCGCAGCTCGTGTCCCTTGTCCTTGGCGCCGCAACATGGGTTGGCATCTACTTGCGCGACACACGGTGGCAAGCGATGCTTTTTCGATCCAGGTAA
- a CDS encoding ketopantoate reductase family protein: MGPGAIGITIAARLSLAGLAPNLVARGESIGFIKRNGIRLFDLEGEHHSQVSVGRAGDFGPQDIVFLCPKSQDMPEMAKDIQPLIADHTMIVPLINGIPWWYFDGEGDRWGGFDITSVDPDHVIKKLIPSRQVIGTTTMIAAERLRVGTARTIHPMHLTIGELDDHPSKRLEDLAGILRRSGIEVRVASRIRDAVWTKVVRNLISNPVTAITGATLGENFGDKHLASISRQMLHEVLPVIAAYGSKLELDPDEILESGRRLGEIKTSMLQDLERGNPLELAAICDAVLELADRRGIDLPIVRAITGIAHFKSRDRRRDVA; this comes from the coding sequence GTGGGGCCGGGCGCAATCGGCATCACGATCGCCGCCCGCCTTAGCCTGGCGGGTCTTGCACCGAACCTCGTCGCTCGTGGCGAGAGCATTGGCTTCATCAAACGGAATGGCATCAGACTGTTTGATCTGGAAGGAGAGCATCACAGTCAGGTCAGCGTGGGCCGCGCTGGCGATTTCGGACCGCAGGACATCGTGTTTCTTTGCCCGAAGTCGCAGGACATGCCGGAGATGGCCAAGGATATTCAGCCACTCATCGCGGACCACACTATGATCGTTCCGCTCATAAACGGGATCCCTTGGTGGTATTTCGACGGCGAGGGGGACCGCTGGGGCGGCTTCGACATCACCTCCGTCGACCCCGATCACGTGATAAAGAAGCTCATTCCATCGCGTCAGGTTATTGGCACCACGACGATGATCGCCGCGGAACGCTTGCGAGTGGGGACGGCCCGCACAATCCATCCGATGCATCTGACGATAGGCGAGCTGGACGACCATCCATCCAAGCGCTTGGAAGATCTCGCTGGGATATTGAGGCGCTCAGGTATCGAGGTCCGCGTGGCCTCACGCATCAGGGATGCCGTCTGGACGAAGGTCGTACGAAATCTGATCTCCAACCCCGTGACCGCTATCACCGGTGCAACGCTGGGCGAAAACTTTGGAGACAAACATCTAGCTTCGATCAGTAGGCAGATGCTCCACGAAGTTCTTCCGGTTATCGCCGCATATGGATCGAAGCTTGAACTGGATCCGGATGAAATCCTCGAATCCGGGCGTCGGCTCGGAGAGATAAAAACCTCCATGCTGCAGGATCTGGAGCGCGGCAACCCTCTGGAGCTGGCCGCAATCTGCGACGCGGTACTCGAACTGGCCGACCGGCGCGGTATCGATCTTCCCATTGTCCGCGCGATCACCGGAATCGCGCATTTTAAAAGCCGAGATCGGCGCCGCGACGTTGCCTAA
- the alsS gene encoding acetolactate synthase AlsS produces the protein MTSLEKPATGADIVVETLERQGVTHVFGVPGAKIDKVFDRLVDSSIQTVVCRHEQNAAFIAGGIGRMTGKAGIAIATSGPGVSNLATGLATAHSEGDPLVALGGSVAVADRLRSLHQNLDAVELLKPVTKFAAEVASPSTTAEVLSTAFRAAESGRPGAAFVSLPIDVMTAPAECKSISPRATPELGAGSKKTILEAARIINHARNPVVLLGLMASKPAAANAIRLLLDEVSLPVVGTFQAAGALSEKEFASFGGRIGQIANQPADELLDDADVVITVGYDAIEYWPSIWNRGSDRPIIHIDVLAAKIDNDYNPSVEIIGSIEESLSRLTPMLRRNAISERAGTFLKRIAADRARMIAEAGTYNGSPVHPLRIIAELQKILSPDVTVCSDMGSFSLYLSRYLTSFRARQVLISNGQQTLGVALPWAIAASIVRPNEKVLSISGDGGFLYSAMELETAVRLKANLVHMVWIDGSYNMVGVQEKLKYGRVSGTEFGPVDIVRYAQAFGAIGHHISHAEDIGPTLQKAFETPGPVLISVNVDYADNFKLFEAVHRDSTF, from the coding sequence ATGACCTCCTTAGAAAAGCCTGCGACAGGGGCCGATATTGTTGTTGAGACACTTGAGCGACAGGGTGTGACGCATGTCTTCGGCGTTCCTGGCGCAAAGATCGACAAGGTATTCGATCGGCTCGTCGATTCCAGCATTCAGACCGTCGTGTGTCGTCATGAGCAGAATGCAGCCTTCATCGCCGGCGGAATAGGGCGAATGACGGGCAAGGCGGGCATCGCGATCGCCACGTCCGGTCCGGGTGTATCGAACCTCGCGACAGGCCTCGCCACGGCTCATTCAGAGGGAGATCCGCTGGTCGCGCTTGGCGGTTCTGTTGCCGTGGCTGATCGCCTGAGGTCGCTTCACCAGAATCTCGATGCGGTCGAACTCCTGAAACCAGTGACGAAGTTTGCCGCCGAAGTGGCGTCGCCCTCAACCACGGCGGAAGTGTTGTCGACAGCGTTCCGCGCCGCCGAGAGCGGCCGGCCTGGTGCTGCTTTCGTGTCCTTGCCGATCGACGTGATGACCGCTCCCGCGGAGTGCAAGTCTATATCGCCGCGAGCGACACCCGAATTGGGCGCGGGTTCCAAGAAAACGATTCTGGAAGCCGCACGCATCATCAATCATGCCCGCAATCCAGTCGTCCTTCTTGGCCTTATGGCAAGCAAGCCCGCCGCGGCCAACGCGATACGCTTGCTGCTGGACGAGGTTTCGCTTCCCGTTGTCGGCACGTTCCAGGCAGCAGGCGCACTATCCGAAAAGGAATTCGCATCTTTCGGCGGACGTATAGGCCAGATTGCCAACCAACCGGCCGACGAACTTCTGGATGATGCCGACGTCGTGATCACCGTCGGATATGATGCGATCGAGTATTGGCCGTCGATATGGAACCGCGGCTCCGACCGCCCGATCATCCACATCGATGTTCTCGCCGCCAAAATAGACAACGACTACAATCCCTCCGTTGAAATTATCGGGAGTATCGAGGAAAGCCTCTCACGGCTCACACCGATGCTTCGCAGGAATGCCATCTCCGAGCGTGCAGGCACCTTTCTCAAGCGGATTGCCGCTGATCGAGCACGGATGATTGCGGAAGCGGGTACCTATAACGGCAGCCCCGTCCACCCGCTAAGGATCATCGCGGAGCTTCAGAAAATCCTGTCGCCGGATGTAACGGTCTGCTCCGACATGGGCTCGTTCAGCCTTTACCTGTCGCGATACCTCACCAGTTTTCGCGCAAGGCAGGTCCTTATCTCCAACGGACAGCAAACCCTCGGTGTTGCGTTGCCCTGGGCGATCGCCGCGAGCATCGTTCGGCCGAATGAAAAGGTGCTGTCGATCTCCGGCGACGGTGGCTTCTTGTACTCGGCAATGGAGCTGGAAACAGCGGTACGCCTCAAGGCTAACCTTGTGCACATGGTCTGGATCGATGGCAGCTACAACATGGTCGGCGTCCAGGAGAAATTGAAGTACGGCCGTGTTTCCGGCACCGAATTCGGGCCCGTCGATATTGTCAGATACGCTCAGGCGTTTGGCGCCATCGGCCATCACATATCGCATGCCGAAGACATCGGGCCGACGCTGCAGAAGGCCTTCGAAACGCCTGGCCCGGTGTTGATCAGCGTGAATGTCGACTACGCCGATAACTTCAAGCTGTTCGAAGCCGTCCATCGCGACAGTACCTTCTAG
- the budA gene encoding acetolactate decarboxylase: MSDQQSARNGRGVLGMPAGSSRAVSPRKVGSLYQTSTISALADGVYVGEATYGDLHRHGDFGLGTFNNLDGEMVGLDGVFYQLRSDGSVRIVQDDWNTPFAAVTFFEASTSVQLQSTSKAEVFDRLMQSIEVNLFTAIRIDGRFKRVVTRTVHEQRPPFPKFPDAASKEKKSMLADVEGTLAGYRTPIYAGNLNVPGFHLHFLSADRAVGGHVLDFEIDEAIAKLCPLHSLHVDFPRSGAFLKANLDSPDLARDISAAENS; encoded by the coding sequence ATGAGTGATCAACAGTCTGCCAGGAATGGACGAGGCGTCCTTGGAATGCCTGCCGGCAGCAGCAGGGCAGTCAGTCCGAGAAAAGTCGGCAGTCTCTATCAGACGTCGACGATTTCCGCACTCGCAGACGGTGTGTATGTCGGCGAGGCAACCTATGGCGATTTACATCGGCACGGTGATTTCGGCCTCGGCACCTTCAACAATCTCGACGGTGAGATGGTCGGCCTCGATGGCGTTTTCTATCAGCTGAGATCGGACGGTTCGGTACGTATTGTGCAAGACGATTGGAACACGCCCTTTGCTGCCGTCACCTTTTTCGAGGCCAGCACCTCGGTGCAGTTGCAATCGACTTCCAAGGCGGAGGTGTTCGATCGGCTCATGCAGTCGATCGAGGTGAACCTGTTTACGGCAATCCGGATCGATGGGCGTTTCAAGAGGGTGGTTACGCGCACTGTCCATGAGCAGCGTCCTCCCTTTCCGAAGTTTCCGGACGCCGCTTCAAAGGAAAAGAAATCCATGCTGGCGGATGTCGAAGGCACATTGGCGGGATATCGCACGCCAATCTATGCGGGCAATCTCAATGTGCCCGGCTTCCACCTGCATTTCCTCTCGGCCGATCGCGCGGTCGGAGGGCATGTCCTCGATTTTGAGATCGACGAAGCGATCGCGAAGCTCTGCCCGTTACACAGCTTGCACGTCGATTTTCCACGAAGCGGGGCTTTTCTCAAAGCCAACCTCGATTCTCCCGACCTTGCCCGAGATATCTCCGCGGCCGAAAACAGCTAG
- a CDS encoding alpha/beta fold hydrolase, producing MYAELNGTEIFFDIEGSGFSIEGNRLSPKPAIVVLHGGLGFDHAYLRPDLGKLKDVAQIIFVDLRGQGRSGRPDLGTCTLEQMADDVVSLCAHLGISSPIVFGHSAGGFVALHLALKYPSFAGGLILCASSPTAASLDDDGGTVAPPLASRASPDALAAAGRIFSGEITSETIGLFFTEVAPYYAAPANMDRVPQLLDLCSADIGMMRHFMHDIAPSYDVRSRLQEIVVPALVLFGRYDWVCPPRASRFLAKNIPRSTLVEFSASGHFLFMEESEEFCSVVREFVGTIGVP from the coding sequence ATGTACGCTGAACTAAACGGCACAGAAATATTCTTCGATATCGAAGGCAGCGGTTTCTCAATTGAGGGAAATCGGCTCAGCCCCAAGCCCGCCATCGTTGTCTTGCACGGTGGCCTGGGCTTCGATCACGCCTACCTGCGGCCGGATCTCGGCAAGCTCAAGGATGTCGCGCAGATCATCTTTGTCGATCTGAGGGGGCAGGGCCGATCGGGCAGACCGGATCTTGGCACCTGCACCCTGGAGCAGATGGCTGATGACGTCGTTTCCTTGTGCGCACACCTCGGCATTTCCTCGCCCATCGTGTTTGGACATTCGGCCGGCGGCTTCGTCGCGCTGCATCTCGCGCTGAAGTATCCTTCGTTCGCCGGCGGCCTCATTCTATGCGCCAGCAGCCCGACGGCCGCCTCGTTGGATGACGACGGCGGGACTGTCGCTCCGCCGCTGGCATCGCGAGCGTCGCCGGATGCCCTGGCGGCGGCTGGGCGAATCTTTTCCGGAGAAATCACGTCGGAGACGATCGGGTTGTTCTTCACCGAGGTGGCGCCCTACTACGCTGCACCCGCCAATATGGACCGAGTCCCGCAGCTCCTGGACCTTTGTTCCGCTGACATCGGGATGATGCGGCACTTCATGCATGACATTGCCCCAAGTTACGACGTTCGGTCTCGACTGCAGGAAATTGTGGTGCCCGCGCTGGTGCTTTTTGGCCGGTATGATTGGGTGTGTCCGCCTCGGGCAAGTCGCTTTCTCGCCAAGAATATTCCGAGGTCGACGTTGGTCGAGTTCTCCGCATCGGGACACTTCCTGTTCATGGAAGAATCCGAGGAGTTTTGTTCCGTCGTCAGAGAATTCGTCGGAACAATCGGCGTGCCGTAG